Part of the Acidobacteriota bacterium genome, TCGGCCATCAGGGCCACGAGGTAGGGCTGCGACACGGTCTGGCCTGATCCGATCTGCAGCGGTTCGTCACGGTACGCCTCGTCCCGCAGTGCCTGGGGTACGAATTCGTGACGAGGCACCGTCTCCAGGGCGTCCAGCAGCCTCGGTTCCTCGATCCCGCGGCCACGAATCTGTTCGTCGACCATCACCCTGCGCTCCAGGGCGTAGGAGTCGTCAACTGGACTTGGCTGCGCCGCGATTCCGAGGGGAGTACACAGACAAACGGCGGCAGCAACGGTCCAGGTTCCTTGCATGACCCCTTGCATTGACCCCTTCATTGACCCCTTCATTGACCCCTTATGATAGGCAAATCCCGTGCCGGATCGTCGATCGCCGAGACGAGTTGCTGGACGCGGGTCTTCCCGGAGCCGGGCGAAGCGGCGCCAGGGCGGCCGGGAGCAGGCCGGGCCTCGCCTCCGGTCGCTGAACCGGGTCAAGGAGGAGATCGTCGCGGCAGTCAAGCGGTCGCCGGCTGACGACACCGAGATTCTGTGGCTCGAGAGCAGGCGGTGCCGAACCGGGTTGATGGTTCGGGATCTGGACAGCTACAGGCGACGGTCCCGTCAGGTCATGGTCAGGGTGCGCGACGGACGCCGCGGCGGGGCTCACCGCACCGGTGGCGGCCAGGCCGGCGAACTCGATGGTTCGGTCCGGCTGGCGATGGCGGCGTCGCGCGTCTCCGCTCCCGAGTCGCTGCCCTCGTTGCCCGACGGGAACGAACCTCCGGTTCCCTCGGTCTTCGACCAGGATCCGGCTCTGGTCCGGCTCCACGCGGATGCCGCGCGGCACCTGCTGATGGCGGCACTTGGCGACGACGAAGCGGCGATCGTCGAGTGGACCGTTGGACAGGCCGCGGTCGCCAACAGCCGCGGTCTGGTAAGGGGCCAGCGGGCCACCACGATCCAGGTCGAGGTGCGAAGCGGCGACGGTCCCGGTGCCGGCTTCGTCCGCCACGCCGCCCGCTCGGTCGACCAACTGGATCTCGACCGGCTCGTGGAGACGGCCCGCGAGCGCAGGGCGCCGGAGGGAGACGCCGCGCCGCCGCCGGACGGCGCGAGTGTGGTTCTCGCTCCCGAGGCGACCCTTGACCTGCTGGAACTTCTGAACCTCTACGCCTTCTCCTCGCGCTCGATCGTGGAGGGGAAGTCCTTCCTGCTCCAGCACACGGGCGTGCAGGTCTTCGACCGCGGGCTCCACCTCGTGGACGACGGCAGTTGCGAACGCGGCCTGCCGTTCCCGTTCGACCTGGAGGGTCGGACGAAGACGGCCGTTGAGCTCGTGTCGGCTGGCGTGCCCAGGACACCGGCGCTCGACATCGCAACCGCGGCGCGCGTCGGCCTTGAGCCGACGTGCCATTGCACCGGGGGCGAAGAGGCCTACCCGCTGAACCTGTTCCTCGGCGAGGGAGAGCGAGGCGACCGCGCCCTGTTCGAGCTCGCGGACGGGGGCGTCTGGATCGGTCGGCTGGACGATGTCGAGTGCTTCGACCCCGGGCGCATGCG contains:
- a CDS encoding metallopeptidase TldD-related protein gives rise to the protein MPDRRSPRRVAGRGSSRSRAKRRQGGREQAGPRLRSLNRVKEEIVAAVKRSPADDTEILWLESRRCRTGLMVRDLDSYRRRSRQVMVRVRDGRRGGAHRTGGGQAGELDGSVRLAMAASRVSAPESLPSLPDGNEPPVPSVFDQDPALVRLHADAARHLLMAALGDDEAAIVEWTVGQAAVANSRGLVRGQRATTIQVEVRSGDGPGAGFVRHAARSVDQLDLDRLVETARERRAPEGDAAPPPDGASVVLAPEATLDLLELLNLYAFSSRSIVEGKSFLLQHTGVQVFDRGLHLVDDGSCERGLPFPFDLEGRTKTAVELVSAGVPRTPALDIATAARVGLEPTCHCTGGEEAYPLNLFLGEGERGDRALFELADGGVWIGRLDDVECFDPGRMRVRARARGVRRIRDGRLGEPVVDLVWEDSLLRVLSNLLAIGANCYSRTSRDGFLGGTTAPAVAVSDVDGLAPARGRRSGRGRDGGAEGT